The following coding sequences are from one Lycium ferocissimum isolate CSIRO_LF1 chromosome 3, AGI_CSIRO_Lferr_CH_V1, whole genome shotgun sequence window:
- the LOC132050555 gene encoding protein NPGR2-like isoform X1 has protein sequence MKNDNWVNKPGKMMKCFCSGEQLQVDESLATKDYTSSVRSSRDEKSEQTPDTGNIEEAESSLRESGALNYEEARALLGRYEYQKGNIEAALHVFEGIDIYSVTTKMKVTLAKRARTQKRRSQKYDTPPMSIHAVSLLLEAVFLKAKSLQALGRCKEAAQSCTVILDIVESSLPEGLPENFGADCKLQEILSQAVRLLPQLWILADAPKDAIMSYRRALLRQWNLDVQTNAKIQKEFAIFLLYSGNEYTPPSLRFQMDSSFVPRSNTEEAILLLMILLRKVTLRIIEWDPSILDHISYALSISGSLRALANQVEELLPRNIDSRERYHILALCYYGEGDNFAALNLLRKLLSSTEDPTCVPGLLLASKVCAESLECVGDGINFGRRAIESLQGRCDQLMGVAHYVLGLSLSAHSRAVLTDTERIRMQSEALQSLESAGRLTKMNDSNVMYHLCLENAEQRKLDIALRYARCFHELEGGSALKGWMLLARVLSAQKQFPEAETVIDAAVDQSGKWDQGVLLRTKAKLQIAQGQVKNALGTYSQLLAVLQFQRKSFGVVENLKKERDDNRTMELETWHDLASIYIKSSRWQDAEVCLSKSKAISCYSASRLYIAGLLHQSKGHDKAALEDYTNALAVDPSHVPSLISTAMVIRQIGNYCPGTVISYLREALRLDRMNASAWHNLGLIYKEEGSVTEAAECFQAANSLEETQPIEPFR, from the exons GAAGCAAGGGCATTGCTTGGAAGATATGAGTACCAAAAGGGAAACATAGAGGCTGCTCTACATGTGTTTGAAGGGATAGATATTTACTCAGTGACTACTAAAATGAAAGTCACCCTTGCCAAAAGAGCTCGAACTCAAAAGAGACGTTCGCAGAAGTATGATACACCACCAATGTCCATACATGCTGTGAGTTTGCTCCTGGAAGCAGTCTTTCTTAAAGCAAAATCATTGCAAGCTCTTGGGAGGTGTAAAG AAGCTGCTCAATCATGCACTGTTATTCTGGACATTGTTGAATCTTCATTACCAGAAGGCTTGCCTGAAAACTTTGGTGCTGATTGTAAATTGCAGGAGATTCTCAGCCAGGCTGTCAGGCTGCTTCCACAATTATGGATACTCGCAGATGCTCCTAAAGATGCAATTATGTCATACCGCCGAGCTCTTCTTCGTCAGTGGAATCTTGATGTCCAAACTAATGCAAAGATTCAGAAAGAGTTTGCCATTTTTCTTCTATACAGCGGAAATGAATACACTCCCCCTAGTCTCAGATTCCAAATGGACAGTTCATTTGTTCCCAGATCTAATACCGAGGAGGCCATTCTTCTCTTGATGATCTTATTGAGAAAGGTTACTCTACGAATTATAGAGTGGGACCCGTCGATTCTTGACCATATCTCATATGCATTATCTATCTCAGGTAGCCTACGGGCTCTGGCTAACCAAGTAGAAGAGTTGCTTCCTAGGAATATTGATAGCCGTGAAAGGTATCATATCTTAGCTCTCTGTTATTACGGAGAAGGAGATAACTTCGCCGCCTTGAACTTGTTGCGAAAACTATTGAGTAGTACTGAGGATCCCACTTGTGTTCCAG GTTTGTTACTGGCTTCAAAAGTCTGTGCTGAAAGCTTAGAATGTGTAGGAGACGGCATAAACTTTGGTCGTAGGGCTATTGAAAGCTTGCAAGGAAGATGCGATCAGCTGATGGGCGTTGCACACTATGTCTTAGGTCTTTCACTTTCAGCACATTCTAGAGCTGTGTTGACAGATACCGAGAGGATTAGGATGCAATCGGAAGCACTTCAATCCTTGGAATCTGCTGGGAGACTGACGAAGATGAACGACTCCAATGTCATGTACCATCTTTGTTTAGAAAATGCGGAGCAAAGGAAGTTGGATATTGCGCTCCGTTATGCAAGGTGCTTTCATGAATTGGAAGGTGGGTCTGCTCTGAAGGGGTGGATGCTGTTGGCTCGGGTTTTATCGGCTCAAAAGCAGTTTCCAGAAGCTGAAACTGTCATTGATGCAGCTGTAGATCAGAGCGGAAAGTGGGATCAGGGAGTATTGTTGAGAACCAAAGCTAAGCTCCAAATTGCACAAGGCCAAGTGAAAAATGCTTTAGGAACATATAGTCAGCTTCTTGCTGTTCTTCAGTTCCAGAGGAAAAGCTTCGGAGTGGTGGAAAAtctcaag AAGGAAAGAGACGACAACAGAACTATGGAGCTGGAAACCTGGCATGATCTTGCTTCCATCTACATTAAATCATCTCGGTGGCAAGATGCAGAGGTCTGCCTTTCCAAATCCAAGGCCATTAGTTGTTATTCCGCTTCGAGATTGTATATTGCTG GTTTGCTTCATCAGTCAAAGGGCCATGACAAAGCTGCACTAGAGGATTACACAAACGCTCTTGCTGTTGATCCATCTCATGTGCCAAGTCTAATATCAACCGCGATGGTAATTAGGCAGATAGGTAACTATTGTCCTGGAACTGTTATAAGTTATCTGAGAGAAGCACTGCGACTTGATCGGATGAATGCTTCTGCATGGCATAATCTTGGCCTGATTTACAAAGAGGAAGGTTCAGTAACGGAAGCAGCTGAGTGTTTTCAAGCAGCTAATTCACTGGAGGAGACTCAGCCTATTGAACCCTTCAGATGA